A single window of Microbispora hainanensis DNA harbors:
- a CDS encoding TIGR03118 family protein: MRARIVTLCAAPLALALAGAAPAHPASSPHASRSWQGSGHQVHTAANRSASTARTPARFARVDLVSDVAGRAALTDPKLVNPWGLAMGATLWVSNAGTGTATVYTGGAGTVRKAPTTVAIPGGIPTGQVAYTGDAFTIKGKAGTAPASFIFSSPSGAITAWSAKADPHNAVIAAFTRGADYKGLALMTTDRGTFLLAPSFSHGAVHVFDDDFRRVRLSRRAFRDPFLPAHYSPFNVEIAGSSVVVAYAKRDPATGRPVAGRGNGFVSQFTASGRFVRRLASRGSLNAPWALTLAPAGFGAYAGALLVGNFGDGWINAYNPKTGRYLGPLRGADGRAIAVEGLWDLEPGTAANGGADAVWFSAGISGARHGLLGLIRPATAAGTASPTPASTTSARPAPSHSHPSGGYGY, encoded by the coding sequence ATGCGGGCACGTATCGTCACGCTCTGCGCCGCGCCGCTCGCGCTGGCGCTGGCCGGAGCCGCACCGGCCCACCCCGCTTCGTCCCCCCACGCCTCCCGTTCCTGGCAGGGCTCCGGCCACCAGGTCCACACCGCGGCGAACCGGTCCGCGAGCACGGCACGCACCCCCGCCCGGTTCGCCAGGGTCGACCTGGTCTCCGACGTGGCGGGCCGGGCGGCGCTCACCGATCCCAAGCTGGTCAACCCCTGGGGCCTCGCGATGGGCGCCACCCTCTGGGTGTCCAACGCGGGGACCGGCACGGCGACCGTCTACACCGGAGGCGCCGGGACGGTCAGGAAGGCACCCACCACGGTGGCGATCCCCGGCGGCATCCCCACCGGCCAGGTGGCGTACACGGGCGACGCCTTCACGATCAAGGGCAAGGCCGGCACCGCGCCCGCCTCGTTCATCTTCTCCAGCCCCAGCGGCGCCATCACCGCCTGGAGCGCCAAGGCCGATCCGCACAACGCGGTCATCGCCGCGTTCACCCGCGGCGCCGACTACAAGGGCCTGGCGCTGATGACCACCGACCGGGGCACGTTCCTGCTCGCGCCGTCCTTCTCCCACGGCGCCGTCCACGTCTTCGACGACGACTTCCGGCGGGTGCGGCTGTCGCGCCGCGCGTTCCGCGATCCGTTCCTGCCCGCGCACTACTCCCCCTTCAACGTCGAGATCGCCGGGAGCTCGGTCGTCGTCGCGTACGCCAAGCGGGACCCCGCGACCGGCAGGCCGGTGGCGGGCCGGGGCAACGGGTTCGTCAGCCAGTTCACCGCGAGCGGCCGCTTCGTGCGGCGTCTCGCCTCCCGCGGCTCGCTGAACGCTCCGTGGGCGCTGACGCTCGCCCCCGCCGGGTTCGGCGCGTACGCCGGTGCGCTGCTGGTGGGCAACTTCGGCGACGGATGGATCAACGCGTACAACCCGAAGACCGGCCGCTACCTCGGCCCGCTGCGCGGGGCGGACGGCAGGGCGATCGCCGTCGAGGGGCTGTGGGACCTCGAACCCGGCACGGCGGCCAACGGCGGCGCCGACGCGGTGTGGTTCTCGGCCGGCATCTCGGGGGCGCGGCACGGCCTGCTCGGCCTGATCCGCCCGGCCACGGCCGCGGGCACCGCCTCGCCCACGCCGGCGTCCACGACCTCGGCCAGACCTGCGCCGTCACACTCCCACCCATCAGGCGGCTACGGCTACTGA
- a CDS encoding ArsR/SmtB family transcription factor, protein MSVTHDRTRAAAGTALKPGAAETARNAEIPGTAEVLGVAEAEGDADIAPVAALIADAARAAMLTALLDGRALAAGELAAIAGVSAPTASSHLARLLDGGLVTVVKQGRHRYYRLAGPDVARTLEVLARISGRVAVRSLRQSRQARLLREARSCYDHLAGRVGVELYDALVREGRLIEADGGCLLTASGADALAELGVDVERVRRARRRFAPDCLDWLERRPHLGGALGAAVLDRLLAREWLVRGTVPRALRLTGAGREGLERIFGCKDLS, encoded by the coding sequence ATGTCCGTGACACATGACCGCACACGCGCCGCCGCCGGGACCGCGCTGAAGCCCGGCGCTGCCGAGACCGCGCGGAACGCCGAGATCCCGGGGACCGCTGAGGTCCTGGGAGTAGCCGAGGCCGAGGGGGACGCCGACATCGCCCCCGTCGCGGCCCTGATCGCGGACGCCGCCCGGGCCGCCATGCTCACCGCGCTGCTCGACGGCAGGGCGCTGGCGGCGGGGGAGCTGGCAGCGATCGCCGGTGTGAGCGCCCCCACCGCGAGTTCGCACCTGGCCCGGCTCCTCGACGGCGGCCTGGTGACCGTGGTCAAGCAGGGGCGGCATCGCTACTACCGCCTCGCCGGTCCCGACGTCGCCCGCACCCTGGAGGTGCTGGCCCGGATCAGCGGGCGCGTCGCCGTACGGTCCCTGCGGCAGTCGCGGCAGGCCCGGCTGCTGCGTGAGGCGCGCAGCTGCTACGACCACCTGGCCGGCCGCGTCGGGGTCGAACTGTACGACGCGCTGGTGCGCGAGGGGCGTCTGATCGAGGCGGACGGCGGCTGCCTGCTGACCGCGAGCGGCGCGGACGCGCTGGCGGAGCTTGGCGTGGATGTGGAGCGGGTGCGCCGCGCCCGCCGCAGGTTCGCCCCCGACTGCCTCGACTGGCTGGAGCGCCGCCCGCACCTGGGCGGGGCGCTCGGCGCCGCGGTGCTGGACCGGCTCCTGGCGCGGGAATGGCTGGTCCGGGGCACCGTGCCGCGCGCCCTGCGGCTGACCGGCGCGGGGCGGGAGGGACTGGAGAGGATCTTCGGATGTAAGGACCTAAGCTGA
- a CDS encoding ATP-binding protein, which produces MVTRWEELMEISGDGAGNRVARLAGGRDQVGRARRLVSAALGRGHPRHDDCVLLTSEIATNAVVHSRSGDGGTFTVTVSCLPDRVRICVEDDGSAAPPCAGHPLPNGSSQGGRGLPLLDLLADRWGLVREAGRNEVWFEVWSDGERHAAALTRRRPAARVRPAVAARGATSG; this is translated from the coding sequence ATGGTCACGCGTTGGGAGGAGCTCATGGAGATCTCGGGGGACGGCGCGGGGAACCGCGTGGCCCGGCTCGCGGGTGGGCGCGACCAGGTGGGGCGGGCGCGCAGGCTCGTGTCCGCCGCACTCGGACGCGGCCATCCGCGGCACGACGACTGCGTGCTGCTGACCAGCGAGATCGCGACGAACGCGGTCGTCCACTCCCGATCAGGAGACGGCGGCACCTTCACCGTCACCGTCTCGTGCCTGCCCGACCGGGTGCGGATCTGCGTGGAGGACGACGGGTCGGCCGCGCCGCCGTGCGCCGGGCATCCGCTCCCCAACGGATCGAGCCAGGGCGGCCGGGGCCTGCCGCTGCTGGACCTGCTGGCCGACCGGTGGGGGCTGGTCCGCGAGGCCGGGCGCAACGAGGTGTGGTTCGAGGTCTGGTCCGACGGCGAGCGGCACGCCGCCGCACTCACCCGCCGCCGGCCGGCCGCGCGGGTGCGACCGGCCGTCGCGGCGCGCGGCGCGACCTCCGGCTGA
- a CDS encoding MFS transporter — MPGGLVRAAVAWAARWVIGAVGGPARFRIIAVLAGVLALDAADKGTVGAVAPELKESLGISNTELGSLTAVSSASAALAVIPVGVLADRVRRVRLLAASIVLWVLAMLAGGLADSYQWLLLSRLALGAVSATAGPTLSSLIGDFFPPGERARVYGFILSGEMLGVGFGLLVGGNLANLLSWRAAFFVLAVFGMLLTIVIARKLPEPARGGQGRPRPAGQRLDSGQGPGSGEGPGSGEGPAAGEGPAAGWDETAPSRGDAVHFALRGRGIEPDFALILRRDPARMSMWEAALYVLRIRTNVVLIIASAVGYFFFAGLRSFGVLFLDRQYGLAAAAVTGPALLVGLGALAGVLSGGRVADHLIRRGRLDARMTVPAVAYLTTAVFFVPALLTTSTATALPFFLVAAGCLAAANPPLDAARLDVVHFRLWGRAESIRTFLRMGAEAVAPVTFGFLADLLGSDGPRSAQGLQYTFLIMLGPLVANAVILLHGRHSYPRDVATATASERPRVR, encoded by the coding sequence ATGCCAGGAGGTCTGGTGCGTGCGGCGGTCGCCTGGGCCGCACGGTGGGTGATCGGTGCCGTGGGAGGCCCGGCCCGCTTCCGGATCATCGCCGTCCTCGCCGGCGTGCTCGCGCTCGACGCGGCGGACAAGGGAACCGTGGGGGCGGTCGCGCCGGAGCTCAAGGAGAGCCTCGGCATCAGCAACACCGAGCTCGGCTCCTTGACCGCGGTGTCGTCGGCCTCGGCCGCCTTGGCCGTCATACCCGTGGGCGTACTGGCCGATCGGGTGCGCAGGGTCAGGCTCCTGGCCGCCAGCATCGTGCTGTGGGTGCTGGCGATGCTCGCCGGGGGCCTGGCGGATTCGTACCAGTGGCTCCTGCTGTCGCGGCTGGCGCTGGGCGCGGTGTCGGCCACGGCCGGTCCCACGCTCAGCTCCCTCATCGGCGACTTCTTCCCACCGGGTGAACGGGCCCGTGTCTACGGGTTCATCCTCAGCGGGGAGATGCTCGGCGTCGGATTCGGCCTGCTGGTGGGCGGCAATCTGGCCAACCTGCTGTCGTGGCGTGCCGCGTTCTTCGTGCTCGCGGTGTTCGGGATGCTCCTCACGATCGTGATCGCGCGCAAGCTGCCCGAGCCGGCGCGCGGCGGCCAGGGACGGCCGCGTCCGGCGGGGCAGCGTCTGGACTCAGGGCAAGGTCCGGGCTCAGGGGAAGGTCCGGGCTCAGGGGAAGGTCCGGCCGCAGGGGAAGGTCCGGCCGCAGGGTGGGACGAGACGGCGCCGAGCCGCGGCGACGCGGTGCACTTCGCCCTGCGGGGCCGCGGCATCGAGCCCGATTTCGCGCTGATCCTGCGGCGCGACCCCGCGCGGATGTCGATGTGGGAGGCGGCGCTCTACGTCCTGCGGATACGCACGAACGTCGTGTTGATCATCGCGTCCGCGGTCGGATACTTCTTCTTCGCCGGCCTGCGCAGCTTCGGCGTGCTCTTCCTCGACCGGCAGTACGGCCTCGCCGCGGCGGCGGTCACGGGACCGGCGCTGCTCGTCGGTCTCGGCGCCCTGGCGGGCGTCCTGAGCGGCGGGCGGGTCGCCGACCACCTGATCCGGCGTGGTCGCCTCGACGCGCGCATGACCGTCCCCGCGGTCGCCTACCTGACCACCGCCGTGTTCTTCGTCCCGGCTCTGCTGACGACGTCGACCGCGACGGCGTTGCCGTTCTTCCTCGTCGCCGCCGGATGTCTCGCCGCCGCCAATCCCCCGCTGGACGCCGCGCGCCTCGACGTCGTCCACTTCCGGCTCTGGGGGCGCGCGGAGAGCATCCGTACGTTCCTCCGGATGGGCGCGGAGGCGGTCGCCCCCGTGACCTTCGGATTCCTGGCCGATCTCCTCGGATCGGACGGCCCCAGGAGCGCGCAGGGCCTGCAGTACACCTTCCTGATCATGCTCGGGCCCCTGGTGGCGAACGCGGTCATCCTGCTCCACGGCAGGCACTCCTATCCTCGCGACGTCGCCACGGCGACCGCCTCCGAGAGGCCGCGCGTACGGTGA
- a CDS encoding cytochrome P450 produces MTEQSGTTWPWPDLPPGPLGTPSPDLARRCAEGPMERVTMPSGDRVPMIVRYEDVRTVLTSPASSRNLRAANLPRMVGGTSLEDDPAALINQDAPEHTRYRRIMQSTFTPRQIERWRPRAAAIAAELLDAAGEEFDVVADFALPLPARVICEVLGVPMDRFEQFRGWTEMFLSTSEASTEARAEGFTAFMAYARDLIAEHRTRPGDDLIDLLVSARDGEDALSEDELTHMVFTLIMAGHETTASMIIRGVFRLLCHPRQYAELAARPELLEAAVEEILRHEGPGGNGLLRLVTEDVELSGGTVPAGSVVLPNPAAANHDPSVFDDPWRFDIRRFAGSTPDPHLAFGHGPHYCLGANLARMELQEAVRALVTRLPGLRPQEDLSGVRWTDDGLIHRPRRLLVKAA; encoded by the coding sequence ATGACAGAGCAGTCCGGCACCACATGGCCCTGGCCCGATCTTCCGCCCGGCCCTCTCGGAACCCCCTCGCCCGATCTCGCCCGCAGATGCGCGGAAGGCCCCATGGAGCGGGTCACGATGCCGAGCGGGGACCGGGTTCCGATGATCGTCAGGTATGAGGACGTCCGGACCGTGCTCACGTCCCCGGCGAGCAGCCGCAATCTGCGGGCGGCGAACCTGCCCAGGATGGTCGGCGGCACGAGCCTGGAGGACGACCCGGCGGCTCTGATCAACCAGGATGCGCCCGAGCACACCCGCTATCGGCGCATCATGCAGAGCACGTTCACTCCCCGGCAGATCGAGCGCTGGCGGCCCCGCGCTGCGGCCATCGCCGCGGAGCTGCTCGACGCGGCGGGGGAGGAGTTCGATGTGGTCGCCGACTTCGCGCTGCCGCTGCCCGCCCGGGTGATCTGCGAGGTGCTCGGCGTGCCGATGGACCGGTTCGAGCAGTTCCGCGGCTGGACGGAGATGTTCCTGTCCACCTCCGAGGCGAGCACGGAAGCCAGGGCCGAGGGGTTCACCGCGTTCATGGCGTACGCGCGGGACCTGATCGCGGAGCACCGGACCAGGCCGGGCGACGACCTCATCGACCTGCTCGTCTCGGCGCGCGACGGAGAGGACGCGCTGAGCGAGGACGAGCTGACCCACATGGTCTTCACACTGATCATGGCGGGGCACGAGACGACCGCCTCGATGATCATCCGAGGCGTGTTCCGCCTGTTGTGTCATCCTCGGCAGTACGCGGAGCTGGCCGCGCGCCCCGAGCTGCTGGAGGCCGCGGTGGAGGAGATCCTGCGGCACGAGGGTCCGGGCGGAAACGGTCTGCTGCGGCTCGTGACGGAGGACGTCGAGCTGTCCGGCGGCACCGTGCCGGCGGGGAGCGTCGTGCTGCCCAACCCGGCGGCGGCCAACCACGATCCCTCGGTCTTCGACGATCCGTGGCGTTTCGACATCCGGAGATTCGCGGGCTCCACGCCCGATCCGCACCTGGCGTTCGGCCACGGCCCCCACTATTGCCTGGGGGCGAACCTGGCCAGGATGGAGCTGCAGGAAGCGGTCCGCGCCCTGGTCACGCGGCTGCCGGGGCTGCGCCCGCAGGAGGATCTTTCGGGCGTGCGGTGGACCGACGACGGCTTGATCCACCGGCCGCGCCGGCTGCTGGTCAAGGCCGCCTGA
- a CDS encoding LLM class flavin-dependent oxidoreductase, translated as MADFGHELWFGAFLTPDAAGHHRIVRQAVLADDIGLDIVGIQDHPYQPAFLDTWTLLSTLAGRTERVRLFPDVVNLPLRPPAVLARAAASLDILSGGRVELGLGSGAFWDGIAAMGGPRRSPGEAVDALEEAITVLRALWTPGDEGVRLDGGHYRLEGARPGPFPPHPIGLWLGAYKRRMLELTGRLGDGWVPSAGYAAPGELGAMSEIVDAAAERAGRDPGEIRRVYNIAGRFSGAAGGGFLDGPPTVWAEQLAELALGHGMSVFVLAVDDDRDLKVFAEEVAPAVREAVARERARKRRPDAEGPIGIAEAPQTEAPQANRAQAGAVLDEATRPRLPKRDISALPPRRQANGQRLVLIHDHLRRELTQIRDALEQVAAGRSDAAALRSMINELTMRQNYWTLGTFCASYCRLLTTHHTIEDEHMFPMLAAAQKSLAPVVARLEEEHEVIAGVLTQLDAALVAMIEDPDRLDGVRDQVELLSDVLLSHLRYEEEELVEPIARLNLDI; from the coding sequence ATGGCCGACTTTGGACATGAGCTGTGGTTCGGGGCGTTCCTCACGCCCGACGCGGCGGGGCATCACCGGATCGTCCGGCAGGCCGTGCTGGCCGACGATATCGGGCTCGACATCGTCGGCATCCAGGACCACCCCTATCAGCCCGCGTTCCTCGACACCTGGACGCTGCTGTCCACGCTCGCGGGGCGCACCGAGCGGGTGCGGCTGTTCCCCGACGTGGTGAACCTGCCGCTGCGCCCGCCGGCGGTGCTCGCCAGGGCCGCCGCGTCGCTCGACATCCTGAGCGGAGGCCGGGTCGAGCTGGGCCTCGGCTCCGGGGCGTTCTGGGACGGCATCGCCGCCATGGGCGGCCCCCGCCGCAGCCCCGGCGAGGCCGTGGACGCGCTGGAGGAGGCCATCACGGTCCTGCGCGCGCTGTGGACGCCGGGCGACGAGGGCGTACGGCTCGACGGCGGACACTACCGGCTGGAGGGCGCACGGCCGGGGCCGTTCCCCCCACATCCGATCGGGCTGTGGCTCGGCGCGTACAAGCGGCGCATGCTTGAGCTGACCGGGCGTCTCGGCGACGGGTGGGTGCCCTCGGCCGGGTACGCCGCGCCCGGCGAGCTGGGCGCGATGAGCGAGATCGTGGACGCCGCGGCCGAGCGGGCCGGGCGCGACCCCGGCGAGATCCGCCGCGTCTACAACATCGCGGGCCGGTTCTCCGGCGCCGCTGGCGGTGGGTTCCTGGACGGGCCGCCGACCGTGTGGGCCGAGCAGCTCGCCGAGCTCGCGCTCGGCCACGGAATGAGCGTGTTCGTGCTGGCCGTGGACGACGACAGGGACCTCAAGGTCTTCGCCGAGGAGGTCGCCCCCGCCGTACGCGAGGCCGTGGCGCGGGAGCGCGCCCGGAAGCGGCGGCCGGACGCCGAGGGCCCGATCGGGATCGCGGAGGCACCCCAGACGGAGGCACCCCAGGCGAACAGGGCGCAGGCGGGGGCGGTGCTCGACGAGGCCACCCGGCCGCGGCTGCCCAAGCGCGACATCTCCGCGCTCCCGCCGCGCCGGCAGGCGAACGGCCAGCGGCTCGTGCTCATCCACGACCACCTGCGGCGAGAGCTGACCCAGATCAGGGACGCCCTGGAGCAGGTCGCCGCGGGACGCTCCGATGCCGCCGCGCTCCGCTCCATGATCAACGAGCTCACCATGCGACAGAACTACTGGACACTCGGCACGTTCTGCGCGTCGTACTGCCGTCTGCTGACCACTCACCACACGATCGAGGACGAGCACATGTTCCCGATGCTGGCCGCGGCGCAGAAGTCGCTGGCGCCGGTCGTGGCCCGCCTTGAGGAGGAGCACGAGGTCATCGCCGGGGTGCTGACCCAGTTGGACGCCGCCCTCGTCGCGATGATCGAGGACCCCGACCGGCTCGACGGCGTACGCGACCAGGTGGAGCTGCTGTCCGACGTGTTGCTGTCGCACCTGCGCTACGAGGAAGAGGAGCTCGTGGAGCCCATCGCCCGCCTCAACCTCGACATCTGA
- a CDS encoding sulfotransferase family protein: MALPDFLVIGVPKAGTTALHAALARHPRLFMSSVKEPKFFLTDGPPPLKGGPGDAETYREHVWRRTDYEALFADAPPGALRGESTPFYLYDRAAQRRIKETIPDAKLIVSLRDPVERAHSNWTHLWSAGLEPIGDVIEACAAEKRRIADGWSPFWHYVGLGRYGEQLAHLFTLFPREQVLVFRYRDLVDRPAATLDRICAFLGVEQGLVGEVPRENVTAHPRHSRRHRILARLARLGDPVLGQRLTTPLERVLQRDGQPRRPLTWAQRQELLAYFAADIALLRDVLGRDSGDDFGDWLRPRERSGGLVGARPSGQRQARNGRARSVSDPAGRRQGMNGPPGGDPTGA; encoded by the coding sequence ATGGCCCTGCCCGACTTCCTGGTCATCGGGGTGCCGAAGGCCGGCACCACGGCCCTGCACGCGGCGCTGGCACGCCATCCCCGGCTCTTCATGTCTTCCGTCAAGGAGCCGAAGTTCTTCCTCACCGACGGTCCGCCCCCGCTGAAAGGCGGGCCGGGGGACGCGGAGACCTACCGCGAGCACGTATGGCGGCGCACCGACTACGAGGCGCTGTTCGCGGACGCGCCGCCGGGGGCGCTGCGCGGCGAGTCCACCCCCTTCTACCTCTACGACCGCGCTGCCCAGCGGCGGATCAAGGAGACGATCCCGGACGCGAAACTCATCGTCTCGCTGCGCGACCCGGTGGAGCGCGCCCACTCGAACTGGACCCACCTGTGGTCGGCCGGGCTGGAGCCGATCGGCGACGTCATCGAGGCGTGCGCGGCCGAGAAGCGGCGGATCGCCGACGGCTGGTCGCCGTTCTGGCACTACGTCGGCCTCGGCCGGTACGGCGAGCAGCTCGCGCACCTGTTCACGCTGTTCCCCCGGGAGCAGGTGCTGGTCTTCCGCTATCGGGATCTGGTGGACCGCCCCGCCGCCACCCTCGATCGCATCTGCGCGTTCCTCGGGGTGGAGCAGGGGCTGGTCGGCGAGGTGCCCAGGGAGAACGTCACGGCCCATCCGCGGCACAGCCGCAGGCACCGCATCCTGGCCCGGCTCGCCCGGCTCGGCGACCCGGTGCTGGGCCAGCGGCTCACCACGCCGCTGGAGCGGGTGCTGCAGCGCGACGGCCAGCCCCGGCGGCCGCTCACCTGGGCGCAGCGCCAGGAGCTGCTCGCCTACTTCGCCGCCGACATCGCGCTGCTGCGCGACGTGCTCGGCCGCGACTCCGGCGACGACTTCGGCGACTGGCTGCGCCCCCGTGAGCGGTCGGGCGGCCTCGTCGGAGCCCGGCCGTCCGGCCAGCGGCAGGCCCGCAACGGCCGCGCCAGGAGCGTCTCCGACCCGGCCGGCCGGCGGCAGGGCATGAACGGCCCGCCCGGAGGCGATCCCACGGGGGCGTGA
- a CDS encoding DUF5990 family protein → MRIRIEATDLPGRTCPPGDGFPGYSGIHVGVQRRDRPGEILDLQPGDAATAQWTLDCTVTTTAEGAADIRGPYVQGRPGGRFVYLCWGTLDAAGGFTMFRRAKLMLDRLEPDLIEAAIGSGTLVGRLGLTDAQGRPLCAAVRPPVIAWSPAP, encoded by the coding sequence ATGCGCATCCGCATCGAGGCAACTGATCTGCCCGGCCGCACCTGCCCGCCGGGCGACGGGTTTCCGGGATACTCGGGCATTCACGTGGGCGTGCAGCGGCGGGACCGCCCCGGCGAGATCCTCGATCTCCAGCCCGGTGACGCCGCGACCGCGCAGTGGACGCTCGACTGCACGGTGACCACGACCGCCGAGGGCGCGGCGGACATCCGCGGCCCGTACGTCCAGGGCAGGCCGGGCGGCCGGTTCGTCTACCTGTGCTGGGGCACGCTCGACGCGGCCGGCGGCTTCACGATGTTCCGCCGGGCCAAGCTCATGCTCGACCGGCTCGAACCGGATCTCATCGAGGCCGCGATCGGCTCCGGCACGCTGGTCGGGCGGCTCGGGCTCACCGACGCGCAGGGGCGTCCCCTGTGCGCGGCCGTCCGGCCGCCCGTCATCGCCTGGTCGCCCGCGCCATAG
- a CDS encoding DNA polymerase beta superfamily protein, with amino-acid sequence MTRTVPGGTVLSVVIGSRAYGLDTEESDVDRRGVFVTPTPMFWRLDKPPDHMEGPLPEQFSWEVERFCVLALEGNPTVLECLWSPLVELVTPVGERLLALRPAFLSAKAQRAFAGSAERQFRRLGPHDPPLPGGDGRRWKMAMHMIRLLLGAVHLARHGEPLIEVGAHRDRLLAVRRGETPWPEVLAWRARLLAELEEPAGSALPARPDRAAVEEFLTDVRGGAPCDSRRRADDSWRRGGRFHDRDRRREAVTAVLPSWLPEVAAGERHPLAFATVSGAHLYGFPSVDSDVDLRGVHVLPAEEVVGLRTGEETVTRSWIREGVEVDLVTHDLAKFCRLLLGRNGYVLEQLLSPLVVTTSPLHEEMRALARGCLTRHHAHHYLGFARTQRRLFDRTGELKPLLYAFRVLLTGVHLMRTGELVADLTLLLDGGPPYLPGLVEAKRAAEHGGMPDGAPGAERLAADLDALTARLEEARDASALPDAPSAHDALHDLVVRTRLAGRPSGD; translated from the coding sequence ATGACCCGCACCGTCCCCGGTGGCACCGTCCTGTCGGTCGTCATCGGCTCGCGCGCGTACGGGCTGGACACCGAGGAGTCGGACGTCGACCGGCGGGGCGTGTTCGTGACGCCCACCCCGATGTTCTGGCGGCTCGACAAGCCGCCCGACCATATGGAGGGGCCGCTGCCCGAGCAGTTCTCGTGGGAGGTCGAGCGGTTCTGCGTGCTCGCGCTGGAGGGCAACCCGACCGTGCTGGAGTGCCTGTGGTCGCCGCTGGTGGAGCTGGTCACCCCGGTGGGCGAGCGGCTGCTGGCGCTGCGCCCCGCGTTCCTGTCGGCGAAGGCGCAGCGGGCGTTCGCGGGATCGGCCGAACGGCAGTTCCGCCGTCTCGGGCCGCATGACCCGCCCTTGCCGGGCGGCGACGGCAGGCGGTGGAAGATGGCGATGCACATGATCCGGCTGCTGCTGGGCGCCGTCCATCTGGCCCGGCACGGGGAGCCGCTGATCGAGGTGGGCGCCCACCGCGACCGGCTGCTCGCCGTACGGCGGGGGGAGACGCCCTGGCCCGAGGTGCTGGCGTGGCGTGCGCGGCTGCTCGCCGAGCTGGAGGAACCGGCCGGAAGCGCGCTGCCCGCACGCCCCGACCGGGCGGCCGTCGAGGAGTTCCTGACCGACGTGCGGGGAGGTGCGCCCTGTGACTCCCGGCGTCGCGCAGACGACTCCTGGCGTCGCGGAGGCCGGTTCCATGACCGTGATCGAAGGAGAGAGGCCGTGACCGCCGTCCTGCCGTCCTGGCTACCCGAGGTGGCCGCGGGTGAGCGGCACCCGCTCGCGTTCGCCACCGTGAGCGGCGCGCATCTGTACGGGTTCCCCTCCGTGGACTCGGACGTGGACCTGCGGGGCGTGCACGTGCTGCCGGCCGAGGAGGTCGTCGGCCTGCGCACGGGCGAGGAGACCGTGACCCGCTCGTGGATCCGCGAGGGCGTGGAGGTCGACCTCGTGACCCACGACCTCGCCAAGTTCTGCCGGCTGCTGCTGGGCCGCAACGGCTATGTGCTGGAGCAGCTCCTGTCGCCACTGGTCGTGACCACCTCCCCGCTGCACGAGGAGATGCGCGCCCTCGCGCGGGGCTGCCTCACCCGGCACCACGCCCACCACTACCTCGGGTTCGCGCGCACCCAGCGGCGGCTGTTCGACCGTACGGGGGAGCTGAAGCCGCTGCTCTACGCGTTCCGGGTGCTGCTGACGGGCGTCCATCTCATGCGTACGGGCGAGCTCGTCGCCGATCTCACGCTGCTCCTCGACGGCGGGCCGCCGTACCTGCCCGGCCTGGTGGAGGCCAAGCGGGCGGCCGAGCACGGCGGGATGCCGGACGGCGCGCCCGGCGCGGAACGGCTCGCGGCCGACCTCGACGCGCTCACCGCCCGCCTGGAGGAGGCCCGGGACGCCTCCGCGCTGCCGGACGCCCCCTCGGCCCACGACGCCCTGCACGATCTCGTCGTACGGACCCGGCTCGCCGGACGCCCATCGGGGGACTGA